GGCGCGTCGTCGCAAGCGTTGAGACAGCCACTGTCATTCACTCGGCGCCGGCCCCGCGCCGCACAAAAAAAATCGGGGCACCGTGATGCAGTGCAGCCTGCAAACGAAACCGCCGCCCACTCGAACGTCGAGTGAGCGGCGGTTTGCGCTTGCTGCGAAGTGTTCGCGCTTACTTGGCGGGCGGCAGGATCACCGCGTCGATCACGTGAATCACGCCGTTCTTGGCGAGGATGTCCGTCTTCACGATGTGGGCGTTGTTGATCATCGGCGTCTGGCCCATCACGGAGATCTTGGCCTCGCTGCCTTCGACCGTCTTGGCGCTCTTGCCGGCGAGCTTGAGCGCGTCAGCGGCCATCACCTTGCCGGCGACGACATGGTACAGCAGGACGCTCTTGAGCTTGGCCTTGTCCTTGCCGAGGGCTTCGAGCGTAGCGGCCGGAACCTTGGCAAACGCTTCGTCGGTCGGGGCGAAGACGGTGAACGGGCCGGGGCCCTTGAGGGTCTCAACCAGACCGGCATCGCCGAGGAGCTTGGCGAGGGTCTTGAACGAGCCCGCGGCGACGGCGGTCTCGACGATGTCCTTGTCCTGGGCCTGCGAGGTAGCGGGCGCGGCCATGGCCACCACGGCGGCAACGGCCAGCATCGACAGCTTGCGCATGATCGGAAATGCTCCTGAAAGTGTGTTTGAGATAGGACCGACTGGTCCTACGGGTGATTTAACACTGAGATTGGGGACGCGGTTCCCGGGGTTTCCGCTTTGAGGCTGACGGTGGTGTGAGCGGCGACACAGCG
The window above is part of the Gemmatimonas sp. UBA7669 genome. Proteins encoded here:
- a CDS encoding fasciclin domain-containing protein; this translates as MRKLSMLAVAAVVAMAAPATSQAQDKDIVETAVAAGSFKTLAKLLGDAGLVETLKGPGPFTVFAPTDEAFAKVPAATLEALGKDKAKLKSVLLYHVVAGKVMAADALKLAGKSAKTVEGSEAKISVMGQTPMINNAHIVKTDILAKNGVIHVIDAVILPPAK